One Mucilaginibacter ginkgonis genomic region harbors:
- a CDS encoding sterol desaturase family protein, protein MFSLDGKTNAVVVLVALLVILTLAEMWFSYRENKKLYERRDTLTNIYLTIIAFVINLSVKGFTFFILQYFYRFRLFQIQNVVLYWFLLVVVQDLLYWVLHYTGHYVRLFWAMHVTHHSSEHFNLTTGFRSTVFEPLYRVFFYLPLAFMGFNAIDILYAYLITQLYGNIVHTQYQINLPKWYGWIFVTPSHHRVHHASNIPYLDKNMGMMLIIWDRMFGTFRAENLSEPIRYGLTHNLKDNGAVNTIFHEWKALSHDVKRAPGLGKKLNYIFNPPGWSHDGSTQTAKVLQREYEIANQTCNM, encoded by the coding sequence ATGTTTTCTTTAGACGGTAAAACAAACGCGGTGGTGGTGCTTGTCGCGCTGCTGGTTATTCTTACCCTTGCAGAAATGTGGTTCAGCTACCGCGAAAACAAGAAACTTTACGAACGCCGCGACACATTAACCAATATTTACCTTACTATCATCGCGTTTGTTATTAATCTTTCTGTTAAAGGATTTACATTTTTTATACTTCAATATTTTTACCGTTTCCGTCTGTTTCAAATACAAAACGTTGTGCTGTATTGGTTTTTGCTGGTTGTAGTTCAGGACCTGCTTTACTGGGTGCTGCATTATACCGGACACTATGTGCGTTTGTTTTGGGCCATGCATGTTACGCACCACTCGTCAGAGCATTTTAACCTGACAACCGGTTTCAGGTCGACCGTTTTTGAACCTTTGTACCGCGTGTTCTTTTACCTGCCATTGGCATTTATGGGGTTTAATGCCATAGACATTTTATATGCTTATTTGATCACCCAGCTTTACGGCAACATTGTACATACCCAGTATCAGATAAACTTGCCTAAGTGGTATGGGTGGATATTTGTCACGCCATCGCATCACCGCGTACACCACGCTTCAAATATCCCCTACCTGGATAAAAATATGGGCATGATGCTCATCATCTGGGACCGCATGTTCGGTACGTTCCGGGCAGAAAACCTTAGTGAACCCATACGCTATGGCCTGACCCATAACCTCAAAGACAATGGTGCAGTGAATACGATTTTCCACGAGTGGAAAGCCCTTAGCCATGATGTAAAGCGGGCCCCTGGTTTGGGCAAAAAATTAAACTATATTTTTAACCCGCCGGGCTGGAGCCACGACGGCAGCACACAAACGGCTAAGGTGTTGCAAAGGGAATATGAGATTGCTAATCAAACTTGTAATATGTAG
- a CDS encoding type II toxin-antitoxin system RelE/ParE family toxin has product MIETITSKALTLYYQTGNGAKLPSQQLSKIARILSALDAVSSEEDIKQLGLGVHRLTGTLKDFWSIKVTANYRIIFRFDDGNIFDVDYLDYH; this is encoded by the coding sequence ATGATCGAGACGATAACGAGCAAAGCACTCACCCTTTATTATCAAACGGGGAATGGCGCAAAATTACCGTCGCAGCAATTAAGTAAGATCGCGAGAATATTATCTGCTTTAGATGCGGTTTCTTCTGAAGAAGATATTAAGCAACTTGGTTTGGGCGTTCACAGGTTGACAGGTACTTTAAAAGATTTTTGGTCAATTAAAGTGACAGCTAATTATCGCATCATTTTTAGGTTTGACGATGGTAATATCTTCGATGTTGATTATCTCGATTATCATTAA
- a CDS encoding HigA family addiction module antitoxin, whose translation MLKRNLPPTHPGEILKEMFIVERGLTITEVAKGLNMARANLSSVINGHLGISPELAVKLSEAFGNTAQFWVNLQNNYELWHAERKVKRSEIHRFYKESA comes from the coding sequence ATGCTTAAAAGGAATTTACCCCCCACTCACCCCGGCGAAATATTAAAAGAGATGTTTATTGTTGAACGCGGGTTAACAATAACAGAAGTTGCAAAAGGCTTAAACATGGCCCGTGCTAATCTTTCATCTGTCATCAACGGTCATTTAGGCATCAGTCCCGAACTTGCTGTAAAGCTTTCCGAGGCTTTTGGTAACACGGCTCAATTTTGGGTTAATTTGCAAAATAATTATGAATTATGGCATGCTGAACGAAAAGTAAAACGTTCAGAAATTCATCGGTTCTACAAAGAATCAGCCTGA
- a CDS encoding glutamate--tRNA ligase family protein, translating into MLYKFTKTRLAPTPSGYLHIGNILSFGITAGLAKKYKAKTLLRIDDLDKVRANPLFVADIFETLNFLSIEWQEGPRHAIDFENHFSQTKRLGLYDQAIEQLKNDGKLFACTCSRTAYSPAACDCRNKHLSFDTSAANWRIISDNCQLLIKQLDSTIIQAELPEGMQNFIVRKKDDYPSYQLASVVDDLHLGVDLIVRGQDLWESTLAQQFLAQQLGRPDFAEIAFYHHPLIKNASGDKLSKSAGDTSVKYLRENGATPAEVFGRICTHAGVNGHAHNWDEFVDLIANHFKL; encoded by the coding sequence TTGCTTTATAAATTCACCAAAACCCGCCTTGCCCCTACGCCCAGCGGCTACCTGCATATCGGAAACATACTCTCGTTCGGAATCACGGCAGGGCTCGCTAAAAAATATAAGGCAAAAACGCTGTTGCGTATCGATGACCTGGACAAGGTTAGGGCTAATCCGCTTTTTGTTGCTGACATTTTCGAAACTTTAAATTTCTTAAGTATTGAATGGCAAGAAGGCCCCCGACACGCAATTGATTTTGAAAACCATTTTTCGCAAACCAAACGACTAGGGCTCTATGATCAGGCCATTGAACAACTAAAAAATGACGGTAAACTTTTCGCGTGCACATGCTCGCGTACCGCGTATTCACCAGCAGCTTGCGATTGCCGCAATAAGCACCTAAGTTTTGATACATCAGCTGCCAATTGGCGGATAATTTCTGACAATTGTCAGTTGCTAATAAAGCAATTAGACAGTACCATCATCCAAGCCGAATTGCCGGAAGGCATGCAAAACTTTATTGTTCGAAAAAAAGATGATTATCCTTCCTATCAGCTAGCCTCGGTGGTTGATGATCTGCATTTAGGGGTTGATCTTATTGTCCGCGGGCAGGACCTTTGGGAATCTACACTCGCGCAGCAATTCTTAGCTCAACAATTAGGGCGTCCTGATTTTGCAGAAATTGCTTTTTACCACCATCCGCTCATTAAAAATGCATCCGGCGACAAGCTGTCTAAATCGGCAGGTGACACGTCTGTAAAATATTTACGCGAAAACGGAGCTACTCCGGCTGAGGTATTTGGGCGAATATGTACACATGCGGGAGTTAATGGGCACGCTCATAATTGGGATGAATTCGTTGACCTGATTGCTAATCATTTTAAATTGTGA